The Azospirillum brasilense genome window below encodes:
- a CDS encoding extracellular solute-binding protein, which translates to MRKTGKAILAAVMCLYLAEPFAVAHAQSNPQGAAPKTGGHAVTAHGTPKYGPDFQHFDYVNPDAPKGGEIKLATYGSFDSLNPFILRGSTAAGASLPFDTLTVESGDEVLTRYGLLAETITVAEDRSWVRFTLRPQARFHDGAPVTADDVVWSFETLRDKGHPLYRTYYADVVKAEKTGERAITFTFRDGGNPELPVIMGQLPVLPKHVFEGNGSGVRDFASTTLDPIVGSGPYRIVEVQPGRSLVFERVQDWWAKDLPVNRGRYNFDRIRFDYYRDLDVVFEAFKAGAIDFRVEHSSKNWVTGYDVPAVRDGHIVREEIKHQDPQGMQAFVFNSRRPVFADRKVREALNYLFDYEWTRANLSYGLFQRTKSFFSNSELASTGLPSPEELTLLEPFRGKVPEEVFTKPFEPPQTDGSGNIRPNLRTALSLLKEAGWELKGNKLLNTKTGEPMRFEILLVQPDMDRIVQPFVRNLERAGIEAAIRVVDTAQYQNRIDRYDFDMVIQRILQSTSPGNEQRDYWQAARADQPGSRNLAGIKDPVVDALIDKVIQAPDRESLVTATRALDRVLLWGWYVIPQWHDDVRRVAYWNRFSHPAVAPKYGLAFTDTWWVDPEKNAKLANTARRAAP; encoded by the coding sequence ATGAGGAAGACCGGTAAAGCGATCCTGGCCGCGGTCATGTGCCTGTATCTGGCGGAACCCTTCGCCGTGGCTCATGCCCAATCCAACCCGCAGGGGGCCGCCCCGAAAACCGGGGGGCACGCCGTCACGGCCCATGGGACGCCCAAATACGGGCCGGACTTCCAGCATTTCGACTACGTCAATCCCGACGCCCCCAAGGGCGGCGAGATCAAGCTGGCGACCTACGGCAGCTTCGACAGCCTGAACCCCTTCATCCTGCGCGGGTCGACCGCCGCCGGGGCCAGCCTGCCCTTCGACACGCTGACGGTGGAGAGCGGGGACGAGGTGCTGACCCGCTACGGGCTGCTCGCCGAGACCATCACCGTCGCCGAGGACCGGAGCTGGGTGCGCTTCACGCTGCGCCCGCAGGCGCGCTTCCACGACGGCGCCCCGGTGACCGCCGACGACGTTGTGTGGAGCTTCGAGACGCTGCGCGACAAGGGCCACCCGCTCTACCGCACCTACTACGCCGACGTGGTGAAGGCCGAGAAGACGGGCGAGCGCGCGATCACCTTCACCTTCCGCGACGGCGGCAACCCCGAGCTTCCGGTCATCATGGGCCAGTTGCCGGTGCTGCCGAAGCACGTCTTCGAAGGAAACGGCTCCGGGGTGCGGGACTTCGCCAGCACCACGCTGGACCCCATCGTCGGCAGCGGCCCCTACCGGATCGTCGAGGTGCAGCCCGGCCGCTCCCTCGTCTTCGAGCGGGTGCAGGACTGGTGGGCCAAGGACCTGCCGGTCAACCGCGGGCGCTACAACTTCGACCGCATCCGCTTCGACTATTACCGCGACCTCGACGTGGTGTTCGAAGCTTTCAAGGCCGGGGCCATCGATTTCCGGGTGGAGCATTCGTCGAAGAACTGGGTGACCGGCTACGACGTGCCCGCCGTGCGCGACGGTCACATCGTCCGCGAGGAGATCAAGCACCAGGACCCGCAGGGCATGCAGGCCTTCGTGTTCAACAGCCGCCGCCCGGTCTTTGCCGACCGCAAGGTGCGCGAGGCGCTGAATTACCTGTTCGACTATGAATGGACGCGGGCCAACCTGTCCTACGGGCTGTTCCAGCGCACCAAGAGCTTCTTTTCCAACTCCGAGCTGGCCTCCACCGGCCTGCCCTCGCCGGAGGAACTGACGCTGCTGGAGCCGTTCCGCGGCAAGGTGCCGGAGGAGGTCTTCACCAAGCCCTTCGAACCGCCGCAGACCGACGGGTCCGGCAACATCCGCCCGAACCTGCGCACGGCGCTGTCCTTGCTCAAGGAGGCCGGGTGGGAGCTGAAGGGCAACAAGCTGCTCAACACGAAGACCGGCGAGCCGATGCGCTTCGAGATCCTGCTGGTGCAGCCGGACATGGACCGCATCGTCCAACCCTTCGTCCGCAACCTGGAGCGCGCCGGGATCGAAGCGGCCATCCGCGTGGTGGACACCGCCCAGTACCAGAACCGGATCGACCGCTACGACTTCGACATGGTCATCCAGCGCATCCTACAATCGACCTCGCCCGGCAACGAGCAGCGCGACTATTGGCAGGCGGCCCGCGCCGACCAGCCGGGCAGCCGCAATCTGGCCGGAATCAAGGACCCGGTGGTCGACGCGCTGATCGACAAGGTGATCCAGGCCCCCGACCGCGAGAGCCTGGTCACGGCGACCCGCGCGCTCGACCGGGTGCTGCTGTGGGGCTGGTACGTCATCCCGCAATGGCACGACGACGTGCGACGCGTCGCCTATTGGAACCGTTTCTCCCATCCGGCGGTTGCGCCCAAATACGGCTTGGCCTTCACCGACACCTGGTGGGTCGATCCCGAGAAGAACGCGAAGCTCGCCAACACGGCCCGCCGCGCGGCGCCCTGA